In one Neobacillus sp. WH10 genomic region, the following are encoded:
- the ltrA gene encoding group II intron reverse transcriptase/maturase — translation METKLLRIAELAKSDPKMKFTSLAHLLNKQTLVQCHFELPNKKATGINGTTKEQYGENLEENIEDLVSSLKSKSYRPVPVRRMYIPKLNSNKKRPLGIPEHEDKIVQKCITKILNSIYENDFLDCSFGFRPNRNCHDALKILNFYIEKRSVNYVVDVDIKGFFDNVDHTWMMEFLKPRIADPNLLRTIGRFLKGGYMEEGKKYKTDNGTPQGGVISPILANVYLHYVLDLWFEKRVRKQCNGQAYIVRYADDFVCCFQYKSEAEQFFHSLKLRLKKFNLEIAEDKTKIIPFGKFAEKNANQQGRSKPATFDFLGFTHYCGKSKQGNFRVKRKSSRKKVKGKLKETKEWLRNNRNKDIHMIMDRFKRSLIGYYNYYCITDNTPNVNNFKDKIENLLFKWLNRRSQRKSFTWDKFKLFLNKYPLPLPRIKVSIYDLRKEIS, via the coding sequence AATCAGATCCTAAAATGAAATTTACTTCTCTTGCACATTTATTAAATAAGCAAACATTAGTTCAATGCCATTTTGAGCTACCCAATAAGAAGGCTACTGGGATTAACGGAACAACTAAAGAGCAATACGGTGAAAATTTAGAAGAAAACATAGAGGATTTAGTTAGTAGTCTTAAAAGCAAAAGCTATCGACCTGTTCCAGTAAGGAGAATGTATATTCCAAAGCTCAACTCAAACAAGAAAAGACCGTTGGGAATACCGGAACATGAAGATAAGATTGTACAAAAGTGCATTACGAAAATACTAAATTCTATCTATGAAAATGACTTTCTTGACTGTTCCTTTGGATTCCGACCAAATCGTAATTGCCACGATGCTTTGAAAATACTGAACTTCTATATTGAAAAAAGGTCAGTAAATTATGTAGTAGATGTAGATATTAAAGGATTCTTTGACAACGTTGACCACACATGGATGATGGAGTTCCTAAAACCGCGAATCGCTGACCCTAACCTACTAAGAACAATTGGTAGGTTTCTTAAAGGTGGATACATGGAGGAAGGCAAGAAATATAAGACAGACAATGGCACACCGCAAGGTGGAGTAATATCTCCGATATTAGCCAATGTATATCTCCATTATGTACTCGACCTATGGTTTGAGAAAAGGGTTAGGAAACAGTGCAATGGACAAGCATACATAGTGAGATATGCAGATGATTTTGTTTGTTGTTTTCAATATAAAAGTGAAGCGGAGCAATTCTTCCATTCATTAAAGTTAAGATTAAAGAAATTTAATTTAGAAATAGCTGAGGATAAAACTAAAATCATTCCCTTCGGGAAGTTTGCGGAGAAAAATGCAAATCAACAGGGAAGAAGTAAACCAGCAACCTTTGATTTCCTTGGTTTTACACACTACTGTGGGAAAAGTAAACAAGGAAACTTTCGAGTGAAACGGAAATCAAGCAGGAAGAAAGTCAAAGGAAAACTAAAAGAAACGAAAGAATGGTTGAGGAATAATAGAAATAAGGATATTCATATGATTATGGATAGATTTAAACGTTCATTAATAGGGTATTACAACTATTATTGCATCACTGATAATACCCCAAATGTTAACAACTTCAAAGACAAAATTGAAAACCTTCTGTTTAAATGGCTCAATAGAAGAAGTCAAAGAAAATCCTTCACATGGGATAAATTCAAACTATTTCTTAATAAATATCCGCTACCTTTACCAAGGATTAAAGTGAGCATATATGATTTAAGAAAAGAGATTAGCTAA